A genomic window from Massilia sp. METH4 includes:
- the hisB gene encoding imidazoleglycerol-phosphate dehydratase HisB: protein MNLPAARIAEVIRNTNETQIRVALNLDGTGVQKLDTGVPFLDHMLDQIARHGLIDLDVKAVGDTHIDNHHTVEDVGITLGMAVAKAIGDRKGIRRYGHAYVPLDEALSRVVIDFSGRPGIEYHIPFTRAMIGTFDVDLTLEFFRGFVNHAGITLHIDNLRGTNAHHQCETVFKAFGRALRMAAELDERAAGTIPSTKGSL, encoded by the coding sequence ATGAATTTGCCCGCAGCCCGCATTGCAGAAGTAATCCGCAACACCAACGAGACGCAGATCCGCGTCGCCCTGAACCTGGACGGTACCGGCGTGCAAAAGCTCGATACCGGCGTGCCCTTCCTGGACCACATGCTGGACCAGATCGCCCGCCACGGCCTGATCGACCTGGACGTCAAGGCCGTCGGCGACACGCATATCGACAACCACCACACCGTCGAAGACGTGGGCATCACCCTGGGCATGGCGGTGGCGAAGGCGATCGGCGACCGCAAGGGCATCCGCCGCTACGGCCACGCCTATGTGCCGCTGGACGAAGCGCTGTCGCGCGTCGTCATCGATTTCTCGGGCCGCCCGGGCATCGAATACCACATTCCATTTACGCGCGCGATGATCGGCACGTTCGACGTCGACCTGACGCTGGAATTCTTCCGCGGCTTCGTCAACCATGCCGGCATCACGCTGCATATCGACAACCTGCGCGGCACCAATGCCCACCACCAGTGCGAGACAGTATTCAAAGCATTTGGGCGCGCGCTGCGCATGGCCGCCGAGCTCGACGAGCGCGCGGCCGGCACGATTCCCTCCACCAAAGGAAGCCTGTAA
- the hisA gene encoding 1-(5-phosphoribosyl)-5-[(5-phosphoribosylamino)methylideneamino]imidazole-4-carboxamide isomerase — translation MLLIPAIDLKDGHCVRLKQGDMELATVFSDDPAAMARHWLEQGARRLHLVDLNGAFAGKPKNEGAVKAILKTVQDFAAENDIDEIPVQLGGGIRDLDTIERYLDDGISYIIIGTAAVKSPGFLHDACGAFPGHIIVGLDAKDGKVATDGWSKMSGHEVIDLAQKFEQYGVESIVYTDIGRDGMMGGVNIEATVRLAQAVRIPIIASGGLHNLADVEALCAVQDEGIEGVICGRSIYEGTINLNEAQLRADELSGETRGEVPSSEE, via the coding sequence ATGCTGCTCATTCCCGCCATCGACCTCAAGGACGGTCACTGCGTTCGCCTCAAGCAAGGCGACATGGAACTTGCCACCGTGTTTTCCGACGATCCCGCCGCGATGGCCCGCCATTGGCTGGAGCAGGGCGCGCGCCGCCTGCACCTGGTGGACCTGAACGGGGCCTTCGCCGGCAAGCCCAAGAACGAAGGAGCCGTGAAGGCCATCCTGAAGACGGTGCAGGATTTCGCGGCCGAGAATGACATCGACGAGATTCCCGTGCAGCTGGGCGGCGGTATCCGCGACCTGGACACGATCGAGCGCTACCTGGACGACGGCATCAGCTACATCATCATCGGCACCGCCGCCGTGAAGAGCCCGGGCTTCCTGCACGACGCCTGCGGCGCCTTCCCGGGCCACATCATCGTGGGCCTGGACGCCAAGGACGGCAAGGTGGCGACGGATGGCTGGAGCAAGATGTCCGGCCATGAAGTGATCGACCTGGCGCAGAAATTCGAGCAATACGGCGTGGAATCGATCGTCTACACCGACATCGGCCGCGACGGCATGATGGGCGGCGTGAACATCGAAGCGACGGTGCGCCTGGCCCAGGCCGTGCGCATCCCGATCATCGCCTCCGGCGGCCTGCACAACCTGGCCGACGTGGAAGCGTTGTGCGCGGTGCAGGACGAAGGCATCGAAGGCGTGATCTGCGGCCGTTCGATCTACGAAGGCACCATCAACCTGAACGAGGCACAGCTGCGTGCCGACGAACTCAGTGGCGAAACCCGCGGCGAAGTACCGTCGAGCGAAGAATAA
- the hisC gene encoding histidinol-phosphate transaminase: MSLDSLISNTIRPDVRSDKSYHVPDASGFVKLDAMENPYQLPEDLRRELGNRLAEVALNRYPAASYGPLKERIRATLGIPAGYDVLLGNGSDELIAIMAATCAWQDRRAVMLAPVPAFVMFQRSAQVAGMDFVGVPLKTDLALDLPAMLAAIEAHRPALIFLAYPNNPTGNLFDAADIEAILRAQGERGLVVVDEAYEPFAQQSFMPRLPEFDNLIVMRTLSKLGLAGIRLGYMSAHPALLEQFEKVRPPYNVNVMTQAAAEFVLDHVEILNEQARLLREQRAALAEALAALPSVQVFPSAANFITIRVPDADSVHAKLVSRKILIKNLSKMHSVLANCLRVTVSTPDENAAFLEALKASLS, translated from the coding sequence ATGTCCCTCGACAGCCTGATCAGCAACACCATCCGCCCGGACGTGCGCAGCGACAAGAGCTACCACGTGCCGGACGCGAGCGGCTTCGTGAAGCTCGATGCGATGGAAAACCCGTACCAGCTGCCGGAGGACCTGCGCCGCGAGCTGGGCAACCGCCTGGCCGAAGTGGCGCTGAACCGTTACCCGGCTGCCTCGTACGGCCCGCTGAAGGAGCGCATCCGCGCCACGCTGGGCATCCCGGCCGGCTACGATGTCCTGCTGGGCAACGGTTCCGACGAACTGATCGCCATCATGGCCGCCACCTGCGCATGGCAGGACCGGCGCGCCGTCATGCTGGCGCCGGTGCCAGCCTTCGTGATGTTCCAGCGCTCGGCCCAGGTGGCCGGCATGGATTTCGTGGGCGTGCCCCTGAAAACGGACCTGGCGCTCGACCTGCCGGCCATGCTGGCGGCCATCGAGGCGCACCGCCCGGCGCTGATCTTTCTGGCTTACCCGAACAACCCGACCGGCAACCTGTTCGACGCGGCCGACATCGAGGCGATCCTGCGCGCGCAGGGCGAGCGCGGCCTGGTCGTGGTCGACGAAGCCTATGAGCCGTTCGCCCAGCAGAGCTTCATGCCGCGCCTGCCGGAGTTCGACAACCTGATCGTGATGCGCACCCTGTCCAAGCTGGGCCTGGCGGGCATCCGCCTCGGCTACATGAGCGCGCACCCGGCCCTGCTGGAGCAGTTCGAGAAGGTGCGCCCGCCCTACAACGTCAACGTGATGACGCAGGCGGCGGCCGAGTTCGTGCTCGACCACGTGGAGATCCTGAACGAGCAGGCGCGGCTGCTGCGCGAGCAGCGTGCCGCGCTGGCCGAGGCGCTGGCGGCCTTGCCAAGCGTGCAGGTGTTCCCGTCGGCGGCCAATTTCATCACGATCCGCGTGCCGGATGCCGACAGCGTCCATGCCAAACTGGTAAGTCGTAAAATTCTGATTAAAAATTTGAGTAAAATGCACAGTGTGCTGGCGAACTGTCTTCGCGTGACCGTCAGCACGCCGGACGAGAACGCCGCTTTCCTGGAAGCGTTGAAAGCATCGCTGAGCTGA
- the hisF gene encoding imidazole glycerol phosphate synthase subunit HisF: MLAKRIIPCLDVTDGRVVKGVNFTELRDAGDPVEIARRYDEQGADELTFLDITASSDNRGLILDIIERVAAQVFIPLTVGGGVRKVEDVQRLLNAGADKISLNTSAVSNPQLVHDAALKHGSQCIVVAIDAKQVAPGKWEVFTHGGRNATGLDAVEWAVKMASLGAGELLLTSMDRDGTKSGFDLALTRAVSDAVGIPVIASGGVGSLQDLADGVTKGHADAVLAASIFHYGQHTVQEAKQFMARQNIPMRLV, encoded by the coding sequence ATGCTGGCCAAACGCATCATCCCCTGCCTGGACGTGACCGACGGCCGCGTCGTCAAGGGCGTCAATTTCACCGAGCTGCGCGATGCCGGCGACCCCGTCGAGATCGCGCGCCGCTACGACGAGCAGGGCGCCGATGAGCTGACGTTCCTCGACATCACGGCTTCGTCCGACAACCGCGGGCTGATCCTGGACATCATCGAGCGGGTCGCCGCGCAGGTGTTCATTCCGCTGACCGTGGGCGGCGGCGTGCGCAAGGTCGAAGACGTGCAGCGCCTGCTGAACGCCGGCGCTGACAAGATCAGCCTGAACACCTCCGCCGTCAGCAATCCCCAGCTGGTACACGACGCGGCCCTGAAGCACGGCTCGCAGTGCATCGTGGTGGCGATCGACGCCAAGCAGGTCGCCCCCGGCAAATGGGAAGTGTTCACGCACGGCGGCCGCAACGCCACGGGGCTCGATGCGGTGGAGTGGGCCGTCAAGATGGCATCGCTGGGCGCCGGCGAGCTGCTGCTGACCAGCATGGACCGCGACGGCACCAAGAGCGGCTTCGACCTGGCGCTGACCCGCGCCGTGTCGGACGCGGTGGGCATTCCCGTGATCGCCTCGGGCGGCGTGGGCAGCCTGCAGGACCTGGCCGACGGCGTGACGAAAGGGCATGCCGACGCGGTGCTGGCCGCCAGCATT
- the hisH gene encoding imidazole glycerol phosphate synthase subunit HisH → MKKIVVVDYGMGNVRSVAQALRAVAPEADVSISGVPAEIDAADRIVLPGQGSMLDCMTHLRESGVHDALMRAAASKPMMGVCVGEQMLLERSEERDAEGLGLFPGKVVRFQLDGQLQEDGSRFKVPQIGWNKVKQTAPHAMWANIPDDAYFYFVHSYYARPENPAHSVGETVYGAPFCCVIARDNIFATQFHPEKSAAAGLQLYKNFVHWNP, encoded by the coding sequence ATGAAAAAAATCGTTGTAGTTGACTACGGCATGGGTAACGTGCGCTCCGTTGCGCAGGCCCTGCGTGCCGTCGCGCCGGAAGCGGACGTGTCGATCTCCGGCGTGCCCGCCGAGATCGACGCGGCCGACCGCATCGTCCTGCCCGGCCAGGGATCGATGCTCGACTGTATGACCCACCTGCGCGAATCGGGCGTGCACGACGCGCTCATGCGCGCGGCCGCCAGCAAGCCCATGATGGGCGTATGCGTGGGCGAGCAGATGCTGCTCGAGCGCAGCGAGGAGCGCGATGCCGAAGGCCTGGGCCTGTTCCCCGGCAAGGTGGTGCGCTTCCAGCTCGACGGGCAATTGCAGGAAGACGGCTCCCGCTTCAAAGTGCCGCAGATCGGCTGGAACAAGGTGAAGCAGACCGCCCCGCACGCGATGTGGGCGAATATTCCCGACGACGCCTACTTCTATTTCGTCCACAGCTATTACGCGCGGCCGGAAAATCCGGCGCACAGCGTGGGCGAGACCGTCTACGGCGCGCCGTTCTGCTGCGTGATCGCGCGGGACAATATCTTCGCCACCCAGTTCCACCCGGAGAAGAGCGCGGCCGCCGGCCTGCAGCTGTACAAGAATTTCGTCCACTGGAATCCCTGA